cgtcttccgttgcgccacctactgtttggcggtgaattgttttcagacgtacATTAAGTCATTCTACAGTTTAAGCGTATTGCATTTAAGCTTGCTactaaaaatgaaatacaattaaTTGGAAAATCAATGGGTTAAATTACCTGTGTAAGTCGATGGGTTTCTCTGGCTTGAAGAAGAAATGCAGTTGCATGTTTAGAAAGGTCAACATTCATGCGACCCTCTCCATCTTCTTGAAATCCACTCTGAAAGAGATTAACAACAAAAATATCTATTAAAACATTTACCAATTACTGCATAAAAAATTAAGCAGTTGTCAGAAGAGTAACTTTTGTGTTACTTCTAAATATTTGCTTTAATTCTATAATTAACGTGCAGATACACTGCTATTATTTTAGTGTAAActaaatttatttttcttgacgTTACACATTTaacatgatgacattttatttaactttgccTAAAACTAATTTTACTGAGCCCAACTTGAACGCATCATATGTGAACCTCCTTCTGTCAGCTAACTAGCTTTCACCCTGCTGATTCCAACACTTATTTCAACACTGGATTACCATTTTTAACGGGACTTGCTACTGACGGGACTGCTGCAGCAGCGGGAGGCAGAGACACAAAGCTGCAGTCCACTACACTTTTCAGCCAAGGTGAGTTtattataaaattataaatgttaCGTTAAATCTTCGGTTTAACGTCGGTCCTTCCTCCTCCGCCGCTTCAACTTGGAGAAGATGATGCGCGTGTGTCCGCTTTGGACAGCCATCAATCCCGCACACGACGCGAAAGTCAGGGCTGCGACTGTGCATGGTGTTAATGTGACTCAAAAGTTGTTTCAGAGTCAATGCCACAAATATGTAGCATATGAAGCAACGGCAAATCATGTTGGAAGCAAAGATGTCGACGGCAAGAGGACAGTAAATTGGTCACAGGTCGGTAGAGCAAGATTGCCGTTAAAAGTCGTTAGGCTAATATGGATACACCCATAGATATCTATGGCTACACCAGGGCTACacccatagatttatatataaagactagatgtctcgttcgacggagccggacgtccgcacatggcggccatcttgccactaccaacacaatgttatgggtgagcgagataccccgtagcaagatggccgcctagtctttatatataaatctatggctACACCCGCCAGCTAGCTGCCGCAAAGGAGAATGTGGGCGTAAACTAACTAACGGACTGACTTGGATTTGAACCAACCGTGTTTCATTGCAGGTAAATTAAAGCGCTGTATCCAGAGTTCCAGTTCACATCGCACAGCGCACACCCTTTGAGTGTTATCGACGTCTCAATGTGTTGTCAGTGTTTATTGTGTATCGTTACAGCCGAACAGAGACAGTGAGGCGAGCTAACGTTAGCGGAGCTAACTAGCTAGTTAGCTAAATCAGATAAGTTAGTGGTGGCTCCATATGTTAAGAACTATTATAGAActattatttacagtctgtaaaTAATGGTACAATTATgttagagcagtggttcttaacctcattggaggtactgaaccctgcaagcttcagcagtgcattcaccgaacccttcgtaattggaaaaaataaaataggatttcttcaaaatataggtatatattttgttgtatgaaccatgcatcagttgcacacaaaatcactgtgttcaaagaacaaaacttgaatttcacacaaaaacataactcaatgaatatttactgcaaatcaatgtgacttttgctgttgccttccagatacaagttcagaaatgcgcggcttcaccttggcaagtgccactctCATTTCATTTTCGTGACAAAGTCTGTACCTTTTCTTAATCTGCGTGACAATGTTCGTACTCTCGCAAAATCAGGGCTAATTCCACACGCATGGCAAAAACACGACCTTTCCCCGGGATAACCACCGAACGTTAGAATGGTACAGAAGTACCTTGAACTCAGAGCCCATTTCCTTACACAGCTCTTTGAAGATGCAGTGCTTCACATCACTATTTTGCACGTAGTTCACAGATTCACCTACAATTTTTAATACTTCTGCCAGTTTTGGAGGAAAGGTTTTTGTTGCCAACGCATGCCTGTGCCGAACACAGTGCCTAACAATGATGTGTGGTGCATCGGATTTCACCAGCGCTCCAAAACCAGAGTGTCGTCCCAGCATGGCTGGAAATCAGATCTGCAACTACTTGAGCCAAGATGTCATCGCTCATGTCGTCTATTCTGCTGCTAATAGTGTCATTTGAAAGAGGAATTTGGGATAACTTATCTGCATCAGGTTTTCCCAGCATGATATTCGCCATCTTCAAAGCAGCTGGTTTTATGAGTGTTTCACCAATGGTGTGTGATTTTCCCTGCTTTGCGATCAGGTATGCACCTTCGTACGATGCTGTGAGGATCGGTTTGTCGATGGGTACATGCCGAGCACAGGCAGAGTAGCCTTTTCATCGAATCTGGCTCTCTTCACGTTGAATTCAGCGAgcgttgttttcttttatttccaatCTCCATGCAGCTTTAGGAAGTGTTCCTTTAGTTTGCCGGTGCCTGACTAGAATTGCTCAACTTGGCATTGCAAATCATGCATTGATGACCCATCACGTTCCTTTATACAAATGAATCCATATTGTACGTATTCGTCCAaccacttttttcttttgctcgACATAGTTAGTATGAAGGGATTGAAAGattgaaataaaatcacaaatgacGTACAATTAcgacagccacaagtcgaccactgagcgcaccaagttccctgcagcacagatatcaaagctaagcaGTGTgtcgtgatcagctgcagccaataaTGGCCAAGCGGACGTCACAAATAATGCAAGTGGGCTGAATTTATtatgtgtaacacatttttactaagcaactaaATATTTGTTATCTAACAcagcgaagaaaaattgtgtgttgcgAAATTCTCGGCAGCCAATTTTGAAGGCTGACAAATACGGCCtgacattgctagtgtgaaccgggctatactgtgtgtgtcttgagccctgccgaacccctgagagtgactcaccgaacccctggggttcgatcgaacccaggttaagaaccactgtgTTAGAGTATTGTCCAACTAATGAGATGGTAGCAGATATATTGACAAAGCCTGCAACCAAGAATAAGTTGATTAAGTTTGCTGCATTTATTTTTGGAAGATGTTGTTGAATATATTAACAATGTGAGCGCAAGTGGGGGTGTTAACAGTGTGCTCTCAACTTGTATGGGCACCAAATCACCGAGGCAGCCGTACGCGGCGCGATCTTGGATCGGCGGCCATCTTGGAGTTGTTTCTCATCTGTAGTTATAGCAACATTATGCAGTTTTCTTGACctcccagcagcagcttctgagTGAGTCTGATGTTTGAGTGTGAACCAAAAACCTGTAAACCAGTATTTATTGGTTACTATGGgtttccaagtgtgtgtgtgtgcgcaggagCGGAAGTCACGCGGGTCGCAGGTGGTGGCTAACGTGAAGCTAGGCTAATTTACCATCAAACCTCAACATATATTCCACGTGTCGCAGTGAGTTGGAAACGTCTCCACGGTCGTTCCTGTTAAAGTGAAGCGGACCTGAACACAACAAGGTGCTCTTGTGGATCCCGATACGATAAATACACAGTAATAAGTCACTTATTCTGCTTACGAGTATTAAGAATCAGTGGTTTTATTGAACCAGAGCCTGAAGTTCATATTTCCCCCCCGCCTCTCACCAGGTAAGGAGCGATGTCGCACCACTCCCGTAGTTCGTCTCGGACCGGGGACTGTAAAGTGTACGTGGGCGACCTGGGCAACGGTGCTGCCAagggggagctggagcgagCGTTTAGTTACTACGGCCCACTGAGAAGTGTGTGGGTGGCGAGGAACCCCCCCGGCTTTGCCTTCGTGGAGTTTGAGGATCCCAGAGATGCAGAAGATGCTGTCAAAGGCATGGATGGAAAGTGAGTAGTATCTTATAATACTCCAATAAGTGTTTCTAAAACAACGAAAATGGAAAGACGctgtggtgtgtgcgtgtgctgaAATTCGCCGGATCTATTTCGTTTGGTCAAAATCTCAATCTGCATGAATACTCCACATGTTGCTCTCTTACTGATAGTTAAACAACCGTTTCCCCAGGCTTCTCTGTGGCTCCCGTGTTCGTGTGGAGTTGTCGACGGGCCTCTTCAGGAAGGGCCGTGGGCGCCCCAGCCGGCGCCAGTTTGACCCCGCGGATCGGTGTTACCAGTGTGGGGACCGAGGTCATTACGCCTACGACTGCTACCGCTTCAGCAAGAGGGGCCGTCGCAGCAGGTGAAGAAATGCGCACGTTATGCATGTATTTGCTTCTTCGCTGCACATTAGCGGCTCATGAAGCTCAGTGTGTTTTGCGCTGAAAGTATTCAGGATGTGCTattggaggagaagagaaccCACGTGAATAAAATTTCTGTCTTTCCCTTCCAGGTCTCGCTCCCATTCCCGGTCTtgctccaggtccaggtcccGTGGACATCGTTATCGCACTAACACTCATAGGTTATTAAATAATGTGAAAGCAGCTCAGTCTGTAGTTAATAATGTATAAATGTTTGCACGTGCTTTATTGCTAAATAATACATGATGATAAACCGTGGAATTTCGTCATGTTTATTCTGGTCGACCGTTTGTGAGCCCAACGATAATCGTGTTTACCTTTTTCAAG
The sequence above is a segment of the Limanda limanda chromosome 2, fLimLim1.1, whole genome shotgun sequence genome. Coding sequences within it:
- the LOC133024765 gene encoding serine/arginine-rich splicing factor 7-like, with product MSHHSRSSSRTGDCKVYVGDLGNGAAKGELERAFSYYGPLRSVWVARNPPGFAFVEFEDPRDAEDAVKGMDGKLLCGSRVRVELSTGLFRKGRGRPSRRQFDPADRCYQCGDRGHYAYDCYRFSKRGRRSRSRSHSRSCSRSRSRGHRYRTNTHSNRRYPSITRRRNRSGSPARAESRIPVRR